A stretch of the Planktothricoides raciborskii GIHE-MW2 genome encodes the following:
- a CDS encoding AAA family ATPase — MLIIANYHLREILYQSSHSEVYRGTSTVDGRPIILKIFSDRYPVREKIAQFQREYEITKSLNLPGVIKVYEFGRFESQKSGVFSDRYGMTLEDFGGTALNQLGILGKLSLDKFLKLAIAIVRILEAVHTQEIIHKDINPSNLVLNPNTEEIKLIDFGLATLFSQETATFQPPNQLKGTLAYLAPEQTGRINRRIDYRTDFYSLGVTFYHLLTGQLPYASQDSLEIIHSHLAKEAIPPHLISPHIPPVVSEIILKLMKKNAEARYQSCQAIAADLSECLRQYQSQGKIESFTLCQQDFYARFQIPQKLYGRDKEIARLMNAFNRIGGSAIAPVELFLVAGYSGVGKSALVREIQKPITAHQSYFITGKFDQYQRHTPYLAFTEAFHQLCEQLLAEKPEIFTQWKQRLQKAVGKNGQVLIDVMPDLELIIGKQPPVDHLGTQEAQNRFELVFREFIQTLCQPDRPLVLFIDDLQWSDQASLRLLEMIVTNQRLHHLLVIGAYRDNEVNATHPLMLTLENIQKNGGLISVITLENLPWDEVNAFIADSLQRSNKKNLKFLTNLIYQKTQGNVFFTGQFLQALISEKLVIFSPFRGEWIWNIAQIQAKNFSDNVVDLMAEKLSKLSAKTQQILRWAACIGNSFDLETLGIISESSPVEVFADLSPALNMGLICLESDIASAKRPDIASATRSDRYRLINGENTGDILQDIAGEIRLYFIHDRVQQAAYSLIDEEQKQATHLKIGRLLLANTPEASLDSVIFDVVYQFNQGLNLIEDLPEKLELIQLNLAAGKKAKAANAYNSAGEYFQIALNFLPESSWQTYYSLTLEVYTELAETEYLLGNYAQIDQLAEIVKSQANCALDKVRIYLTKILAYSAQNQMNKALDTGIFFLNHMLQISLKKEPPVGLHVEQLYDLPVMTDVYSQGALRVLMTLFGPVYITEPSLLPSLAYTMVDLCVTYGNDPLAAYAYGLYGMLLCGVLGEIELGYQFGQLALKILDKFSACEIYCRVTNKFYSFIIHWKEHAALALEPLRQKTIPVGLETGEIEFTCYAATNYCHNVALLEENLAIASEKITPYLELIQSLQQNFQLYYAQIWLQYLCNLQGQSGDPKKLDGAAFPQEKILPRLIEIQNLASLYCFYLTSTMLNYLFKDYEAAIASADLAAQNARGIVGLFPFTYYQFYQSLALLAVYPRRSSAEQLEILYQVNKNQDHLKIWADHAPMNYLHKWQLVEAEKSQVIGNYWQAVELYEQAIKGSTKHKYIQEQALAYELAGEFYLWQGMDNFAKNYLQEARYTYLRWGAEAKVTDLDRRYARFWPEIFAKKQTSQNIVVEDNSLLSSQTLNSQIDLTSIIKASQALTGEIVLPNLLENILKILMENAGATQGYLILEKNGQWVIYSAVSFSARTGEILQSISLNQLDKIKFPASISPGIVNYVMRSQETVVLDDALNPPIQFTQDHDIIEGQSKSILCLPLLNQGKLVAILYLENDLTTGAFTKERLTVLNLLASQAAISLENAKLYTELQASEAKLNQILESLPVGVSFHDITGRVIYLNQTGKQLIGQDAKPEVSPAEIAQVYQVYVAGTDEPYPAEKNPALRSLKGEIVLIDDMEVRRSDGYSRLLEVRSHPIFDAQGNVIYAVTSFADITERKQAEKLLADYNRTLENQVKKRTEELVKSTELAEKANQAKSTFLANMSHELRTPLNAILGFTQLMSHSPSLPKSDRENLQIIQRSGEHLLQLINDILDVAKIEAGRATLNEKYFDLHQLLKDIEGLFDLKAKEKGLSLTLVMSPDLPQYVQTDPMKLRQVLLNLLNNAIKFTENGGISVKAGIVPSANQSQSLNGHRLCRIFLEVEDTGSGISPEDCDLLFQAFVQTETGKNAQEGTGLGLAISQKFVQMMGGEITVISQVDRGSCFRFEIDAKLVDCLTVEHKLSDRHVVALAPNQPSYRILLVDDRPDNRHLLVKLLSPLGFELREAGNGQEAIALWQKWEPHLIFMDLRMPVMDGYKATEEIKSTAKGQATAIVALTASVFDQDRNLILDAGCDDFIRKPFREADIFTVLEKHLGVNFIWGEQIPVPVTETQDVNQIVAALQTQPIELLDQLAVAVQECDMEKISLTVAEIRHHNPPLAESLTGLADNFAYLEILQLIQNAKQKTSGLDPKIQPIEYRGESRDR; from the coding sequence ATGCTAATCATTGCCAACTACCATCTCAGAGAAATTCTTTATCAAAGTAGTCACTCGGAAGTTTATCGGGGGACAAGTACCGTTGATGGACGACCGATTATTCTGAAAATATTTAGCGATCGCTACCCGGTTCGGGAAAAAATTGCTCAGTTTCAGCGGGAATATGAAATCACCAAAAGCTTAAATCTCCCTGGGGTGATTAAAGTTTATGAATTTGGCCGCTTTGAAAGCCAAAAATCAGGGGTTTTTAGCGATCGCTACGGGATGACTTTAGAAGATTTTGGCGGCACCGCTTTAAACCAGTTGGGAATCCTGGGCAAATTATCTTTAGACAAGTTTCTCAAATTAGCCATTGCGATCGTGCGAATTCTTGAAGCAGTGCATACGCAAGAAATCATCCACAAAGATATTAATCCCAGTAACTTGGTACTCAATCCCAACACTGAAGAAATTAAACTGATTGATTTTGGGTTAGCCACCCTTTTCTCTCAAGAAACAGCTACCTTTCAACCGCCCAATCAATTAAAAGGCACTTTGGCGTATTTAGCGCCGGAACAAACCGGACGCATAAATCGGCGCATCGACTATCGCACAGATTTTTACTCATTAGGGGTCACATTTTATCACCTCTTAACCGGACAATTGCCTTATGCTAGTCAAGATTCTTTAGAAATAATTCATAGTCATCTCGCCAAAGAAGCGATTCCGCCTCATCTAATTTCCCCCCATATTCCCCCAGTGGTTTCCGAGATTATTCTCAAATTGATGAAAAAAAATGCCGAAGCTCGCTATCAATCTTGTCAAGCAATTGCAGCGGATTTATCCGAATGTTTACGCCAATATCAAAGCCAGGGAAAAATTGAATCCTTTACCTTATGCCAGCAAGATTTTTATGCCAGATTTCAAATTCCCCAGAAACTATACGGACGAGACAAAGAAATTGCCCGGCTGATGAATGCTTTTAATCGAATCGGTGGTTCAGCGATCGCTCCCGTTGAATTATTCTTAGTTGCGGGCTATTCTGGAGTAGGCAAATCGGCGTTAGTTAGAGAAATACAAAAACCAATTACCGCCCATCAAAGTTATTTTATTACAGGCAAATTTGACCAATATCAGCGGCATACTCCCTATCTAGCATTTACCGAAGCCTTTCATCAACTCTGCGAGCAACTTCTGGCGGAAAAACCCGAAATTTTTACTCAATGGAAACAGCGGTTACAGAAAGCCGTGGGCAAAAATGGCCAAGTCTTAATTGATGTGATGCCTGATTTAGAATTAATCATTGGCAAACAACCCCCTGTGGATCATTTAGGAACCCAAGAAGCGCAAAATCGCTTTGAATTAGTTTTTAGAGAGTTTATCCAAACCTTATGTCAGCCCGATCGCCCGTTAGTCTTATTTATTGATGATTTACAATGGTCAGACCAAGCATCATTAAGGCTATTAGAGATGATTGTCACCAATCAGCGTTTGCATCATTTACTGGTGATTGGGGCTTATCGGGATAATGAAGTCAATGCTACTCATCCGTTGATGCTGACTTTAGAAAATATTCAGAAAAACGGCGGACTAATCTCGGTGATTACTTTAGAAAATTTACCCTGGGATGAAGTGAATGCTTTTATCGCCGATTCTTTGCAACGTTCAAATAAAAAAAATCTCAAATTTTTAACTAATTTAATTTATCAAAAAACTCAAGGTAATGTTTTTTTTACTGGTCAGTTTTTACAAGCTTTAATTAGCGAAAAATTAGTCATATTTTCTCCATTTCGGGGAGAGTGGATCTGGAATATTGCCCAAATTCAGGCGAAAAATTTTTCTGATAATGTCGTAGACTTGATGGCGGAAAAACTGAGTAAGTTATCGGCAAAAACTCAGCAAATATTACGGTGGGCGGCTTGTATTGGCAATTCTTTTGATTTGGAAACTTTAGGGATTATTTCGGAAAGCTCCCCGGTTGAGGTATTCGCTGATTTATCACCGGCTTTGAATATGGGGTTAATTTGCTTAGAGAGCGATATTGCATCCGCAAAGCGACCGGATATTGCATCCGCAACGAGGAGCGATCGCTATCGGTTAATCAATGGGGAGAATACAGGGGATATTCTCCAGGATATTGCCGGGGAAATCAGATTGTATTTTATCCATGACCGAGTACAACAAGCGGCGTATTCACTGATTGATGAGGAGCAAAAACAAGCGACTCACTTAAAAATTGGTCGGTTACTTTTAGCCAATACCCCAGAAGCCAGTTTAGACTCGGTAATATTTGATGTGGTTTATCAGTTTAATCAAGGTTTGAATTTAATTGAAGACCTCCCGGAAAAATTAGAGTTAATCCAATTAAATTTAGCTGCCGGGAAAAAAGCAAAAGCAGCGAATGCTTATAACTCCGCTGGGGAGTATTTCCAAATTGCCTTAAACTTTTTACCCGAATCTAGCTGGCAGACCTATTACTCATTAACCCTAGAAGTCTATACCGAATTAGCCGAAACTGAATATTTACTCGGCAACTATGCCCAAATAGACCAATTAGCGGAAATTGTTAAAAGCCAAGCAAATTGTGCCTTGGATAAAGTCAGAATTTATTTAACCAAGATTTTAGCTTACAGTGCCCAAAATCAAATGAATAAAGCCTTGGACACTGGGATATTTTTCTTGAACCATATGTTACAGATATCTTTAAAAAAAGAACCTCCCGTAGGTTTGCACGTTGAACAGCTTTATGACCTGCCAGTGATGACTGATGTTTATAGCCAAGGAGCACTGAGAGTTTTAATGACGTTGTTTGGACCGGTCTATATCACGGAACCCAGCTTATTACCTTCATTGGCTTATACAATGGTAGATTTATGTGTCACTTATGGCAACGATCCGCTGGCGGCTTATGCTTATGGCTTGTATGGAATGTTATTATGTGGTGTGTTAGGAGAAATTGAATTAGGCTATCAATTTGGCCAGTTAGCCCTGAAAATATTAGATAAGTTTTCTGCCTGCGAAATTTATTGTCGAGTCACGAATAAATTTTACTCCTTTATTATCCACTGGAAAGAACACGCTGCTTTAGCCCTGGAACCTTTACGGCAGAAAACTATCCCTGTGGGATTAGAAACCGGGGAAATCGAGTTTACTTGTTATGCCGCTACTAACTATTGTCATAATGTGGCGTTACTGGAAGAAAATTTAGCGATCGCCTCTGAGAAAATTACTCCTTATTTAGAATTAATCCAAAGTCTGCAACAAAATTTTCAACTTTATTATGCTCAGATTTGGCTTCAATATCTGTGCAACTTGCAGGGGCAATCGGGAGATCCGAAAAAACTAGACGGTGCAGCTTTCCCTCAAGAGAAAATTTTGCCCCGCTTGATAGAAATTCAAAATCTTGCTTCTCTTTATTGTTTTTATCTCACCTCAACGATGCTGAATTATTTATTCAAAGATTATGAAGCAGCGATCGCATCGGCGGATTTAGCCGCGCAAAATGCTAGAGGAATTGTGGGATTATTTCCATTTACTTACTACCAATTTTACCAGTCTTTAGCTCTATTAGCGGTTTATCCGAGGCGGTCATCAGCGGAGCAGTTAGAAATTTTATATCAGGTGAATAAAAATCAAGATCATTTAAAAATTTGGGCAGACCATGCGCCAATGAATTATTTACATAAGTGGCAGTTAGTCGAGGCAGAGAAATCCCAAGTGATCGGCAACTATTGGCAAGCTGTGGAACTATATGAACAGGCAATTAAAGGATCAACTAAACACAAATATATCCAAGAACAAGCTTTGGCATACGAGTTGGCCGGTGAGTTTTATTTGTGGCAAGGAATGGATAATTTTGCCAAAAATTATTTACAGGAAGCTCGTTATACTTATCTGCGGTGGGGGGCTGAGGCGAAGGTGACAGATTTAGATCGGCGGTATGCTCGATTTTGGCCGGAAATTTTTGCCAAAAAACAAACCAGTCAGAATATTGTAGTTGAAGATAATTCCCTATTATCTAGTCAAACTTTAAATAGCCAAATCGATTTAACCAGTATTATTAAAGCTTCCCAAGCTTTAACGGGAGAAATTGTCTTGCCAAATTTGCTGGAAAATATCCTGAAAATTTTAATGGAAAATGCTGGAGCAACTCAAGGTTATTTGATTTTAGAAAAAAATGGCCAATGGGTGATTTACTCCGCTGTCAGCTTTTCGGCAAGAACTGGAGAAATTTTGCAGTCAATTTCCCTGAACCAATTGGATAAAATTAAGTTTCCTGCGAGCATTTCTCCAGGAATTGTTAATTATGTGATGCGAAGTCAAGAAACGGTGGTTTTAGATGATGCGCTGAATCCACCAATCCAATTTACCCAAGACCATGATATTATAGAAGGGCAGTCTAAATCTATTTTGTGTTTACCTTTGCTGAATCAAGGGAAGTTGGTGGCGATTCTTTATTTGGAGAACGATCTGACTACGGGGGCATTTACCAAAGAAAGATTGACGGTGTTAAATTTATTGGCATCCCAAGCGGCAATTTCCCTAGAAAATGCTAAACTTTATACGGAATTACAAGCTAGTGAAGCAAAGTTAAATCAAATTTTAGAATCTTTGCCGGTGGGGGTTTCATTTCATGATATTACCGGACGAGTAATTTATCTGAATCAAACGGGCAAACAACTCATTGGTCAAGATGCTAAACCGGAAGTTTCTCCCGCAGAAATTGCTCAGGTTTATCAAGTTTATGTGGCTGGAACTGATGAACCTTATCCCGCAGAAAAAAATCCGGCTTTACGATCGCTTAAAGGAGAAATAGTCCTGATTGATGATATGGAAGTTCGTCGATCGGATGGCTATTCCCGATTGTTGGAAGTGCGATCGCATCCCATATTTGATGCTCAAGGAAATGTTATTTATGCGGTGACTTCCTTTGCGGATATTACCGAACGAAAACAAGCGGAAAAACTCCTGGCAGATTACAACCGCACTCTAGAAAATCAAGTGAAAAAACGCACGGAAGAATTAGTTAAATCTACGGAATTAGCCGAAAAAGCTAATCAGGCTAAAAGTACATTTTTGGCCAATATGAGTCACGAGTTACGCACGCCTCTGAATGCGATTCTAGGCTTTACTCAATTAATGAGTCATAGTCCAAGCTTGCCCAAAAGCGATCGAGAAAATTTGCAGATTATTCAACGGAGTGGAGAACATCTATTACAACTGATTAATGATATCTTGGATGTGGCCAAGATTGAAGCAGGACGGGCGACCTTAAATGAAAAATATTTTGATTTACATCAATTACTTAAAGATATTGAGGGTTTATTTGATCTCAAGGCCAAAGAAAAAGGTTTGAGTTTAACTTTGGTGATGAGTCCAGACCTGCCCCAATATGTACAAACGGATCCGATGAAGTTGCGGCAAGTGTTGCTCAATTTGTTGAATAATGCGATAAAATTTACGGAAAATGGGGGGATTTCTGTAAAAGCGGGCATCGTGCCGAGTGCCAATCAGTCTCAGTCTTTGAACGGCCATCGCTTGTGCCGAATTTTCTTGGAAGTGGAAGATACTGGGTCAGGAATTTCTCCGGAAGATTGCGATCTCTTATTTCAAGCTTTTGTCCAAACTGAAACGGGGAAAAATGCTCAAGAAGGGACGGGTTTAGGGTTAGCCATTAGTCAAAAATTTGTGCAAATGATGGGGGGTGAGATTACAGTTATCTCCCAGGTGGATCGAGGCAGTTGTTTTCGCTTTGAAATTGATGCCAAACTGGTCGATTGTTTGACCGTAGAACATAAATTAAGCGATCGCCATGTAGTAGCTTTAGCCCCCAACCAACCCAGTTATCGGATCTTATTAGTAGACGATCGCCCAGATAATCGGCACCTCCTAGTCAAATTACTCAGTCCTTTGGGGTTTGAACTCCGAGAAGCGGGCAATGGTCAAGAAGCGATCGCCCTTTGGCAAAAGTGGGAACCCCATTTAATTTTTATGGATTTGCGAATGCCGGTAATGGACGGCTACAAAGCCACCGAAGAAATTAAATCCACCGCTAAAGGACAAGCTACGGCGATCGTTGCCCTGACTGCCAGTGTCTTCGATCAAGACCGGAACTTGATCTTAGATGCAGGATGTGATGATTTTATTCGTAAACCCTTCCGCGAGGCCGATATTTTTACCGTTCTGGAAAAACATCTGGGGGTGAATTTTATCTGGGGTGAACAGATACCCGTTCCCGTAACAGAAACCCAAGATGTCAACCAAATCGTGGCTGCCCTGCAAACGCAACCCATAGAATTATTAGACCAATTAGCTGTAGCCGTGCAAGAGTGTGACATGGAAAAAATTTCCCTAACGGTGGCAGAAATTCGTCACCATAATCCCCCTTTGGCGGAAAGTCTGACAGGTTTAGCGGATAACTTTGCCTATTTGGAAATTCTCCAGTTAATTCAAAATGCAAAGCAAAAGACCTCTGGGCTTGACCCAAAAATTCAGCCCATTGAATACCGGGGTGAGAGTCGCGATCGCTGA
- a CDS encoding methyl-accepting chemotaxis protein has protein sequence MNTSDRNYNSQNIQDSRISQNNQKNFLSRLKLRTQMLIGYAIPVVVFMGSASIVYTNTNEVFDAFNRVETVQKSIIETNKVALSGSNMVANSRAFLLSEKEDFIKLYNQNWQDFQQASKILERDHIVTDIQQKQRFEEMKRIGQEYDRYANQIFNLVKTGNSQAAMDLFNSGIGTKALADFLKLTNEFTETETQKLSQENIAAKKTLQLAVNLLIFGSGISALTALVIAWLISSVVSNKISQSASSIDNSAGEINRAVRQQETITNSQVISINQTTTSMDELGASAKQATQQADMSALGAQHLLNLAETGNQLVATTLAEMAETKGKVQGIAEQTLRLSDRTNQIAIISQLVSDLANQTNMLALNAAVEAVRAGEAGKGFSVVALEIRKLADQSKKSAEKINNLVRDIQESSSTTVTVTQHGIQSVENTEKLAQETANSFNLMAEKIKEIVMSSQQISLNAKQQASAIQQVVIAMNNLSQNAQDSNDGMNQIKIGIQKLNHAAAELNDIVQPD, from the coding sequence ATGAATACTTCCGATCGCAACTACAATAGCCAAAATATCCAAGATAGCCGAATTAGTCAAAATAATCAAAAAAACTTTCTGAGTAGACTTAAACTCAGAACCCAAATGCTGATTGGCTATGCCATACCTGTTGTCGTGTTTATGGGTTCGGCGAGCATTGTTTATACGAACACCAATGAAGTATTTGACGCTTTTAATCGAGTTGAAACTGTGCAAAAATCTATTATTGAAACCAATAAAGTTGCCTTATCCGGTAGTAATATGGTAGCCAATAGTCGAGCTTTTTTGCTATCAGAAAAAGAAGATTTCATCAAATTATACAACCAAAATTGGCAAGATTTTCAGCAAGCGAGTAAGATTTTAGAGCGAGATCATATCGTTACCGATATTCAACAAAAACAACGGTTTGAGGAAATGAAAAGAATTGGCCAAGAATACGATCGATATGCCAATCAAATATTTAATTTGGTCAAAACTGGTAACAGCCAAGCGGCGATGGATCTGTTTAATTCGGGAATCGGCACTAAAGCTTTGGCGGATTTTCTCAAGTTAACCAATGAATTTACTGAAACAGAAACCCAAAAATTATCCCAAGAGAATATCGCCGCCAAAAAAACTCTGCAATTAGCCGTAAATCTGTTAATATTTGGCTCAGGCATTTCCGCCCTTACCGCGTTGGTGATTGCTTGGTTAATTTCCTCTGTAGTCAGCAACAAAATCAGTCAATCTGCCAGTTCAATTGACAACTCTGCCGGAGAAATTAATCGGGCGGTGCGTCAACAAGAAACGATTACTAATAGTCAAGTAATTTCTATTAATCAAACCACGACTTCTATGGATGAATTAGGGGCATCTGCTAAACAAGCCACTCAACAAGCAGATATGTCAGCCCTAGGAGCCCAACACCTTTTAAATTTAGCGGAAACAGGTAATCAATTAGTCGCCACCACCTTGGCAGAAATGGCAGAGACGAAAGGAAAAGTTCAGGGAATTGCCGAACAAACTTTACGCCTGAGCGATCGCACCAACCAAATTGCCATCATCTCCCAATTAGTCAGTGATTTAGCCAATCAAACCAATATGTTAGCCCTGAATGCAGCGGTGGAAGCGGTGAGGGCGGGGGAAGCGGGTAAAGGGTTTTCTGTAGTAGCCTTAGAAATCCGTAAATTGGCCGATCAAAGTAAAAAATCCGCCGAAAAAATTAATAACTTAGTCAGAGATATTCAAGAGTCTAGTAGCACAACGGTGACTGTTACTCAACATGGGATTCAAAGTGTAGAAAATACTGAAAAATTAGCCCAAGAAACCGCGAATAGTTTTAATCTGATGGCAGAAAAAATTAAAGAAATTGTGATGAGTTCTCAGCAAATTTCCCTGAATGCCAAACAACAAGCTTCGGCGATTCAACAAGTGGTGATAGCTATGAATAATCTAAGTCAAAATGCTCAAGATAGCAATGATGGGATGAATCAAATTAAAATAGGAATTCAAAAATTAAACCATGCGGCTGCTGAGTTGAATGATATTGTCCAGCCAGACTAA
- a CDS encoding response regulator, whose product MTINLAESKHQINILLVDDNLENLRLLIQMLSKRGYKVRPANQSSLALSVARTTAPDLILLDIMMPEINGYEVCQQLKSDPNTQEIPIIFLSALDEPIDKIKAFTVGGADYITKPFQIEEAIARIEHQLTLKHLKEKLNQEKTQLEEEIKQREQSERLFRNIFENAAVGMCLVELSGNLLKVNASLGEMLGYSAAEFLQLNAKDITHPDDLNLDASDLQKLQLGTISNYDIEKRLIHKNKSIIWAWLSVSLMRNAEDQPLYLIWQIQNLTQRKEMEDDLKKAKIAADDANRAKSEFLANMSHEIRTPLNAILGFSELLQSLVNEEKFGSYLRGIISSGKNLQRLIEDILDLSKIEAGKLELNYENVNLVNLMNEIRNMFSKSAEEKGLSLIFELDESGPSVIVFDEFRLQQILVNLIGNAIKFTEAGTVKVQMLNSPSQSAQFASEYAHVFDLTVIVEDTGIGINPSQQTEIFKAFRQSAGQNVREYGGTGLGLTITQRLTELLGGTIKISSQLGKGSQFSLHFPQVVGVELFNQAIAPGEETLDLNCFPPLNILVVDDVLSNRILIQGYFDNTIHHVWLAEDGTQALEMVEASCPDLIFLDLRMPNLDGEEVAKMLKSNPDTQGIPIIFLSAAIFEIQKKHMSSLCNGFLSKPVSRHELIMTMNKIFPTTMKFPGNTPESWVIDAPEKFLSSTAITLSKSNGTKLLFPLDQDSEFSGSETSERFRELANILKELEAEVWHNLHKKMIWQEIYHFIDRLQSLALEYQSKTLLVYTEKLAALYNEFEIERLEASIYLFPEVIQAIAPQDSSQPNSP is encoded by the coding sequence ATGACGATTAATCTCGCAGAATCTAAACACCAAATTAATATTCTGTTGGTAGACGATAATCTCGAAAATTTGCGTTTGTTGATCCAAATGTTAAGTAAACGAGGATATAAAGTCCGACCAGCTAATCAAAGCAGTTTAGCGCTTTCTGTGGCCAGAACCACGGCACCAGATTTGATTTTGCTCGACATTATGATGCCAGAAATCAATGGTTATGAAGTTTGTCAGCAGCTAAAATCCGATCCGAACACTCAAGAAATTCCGATTATATTTCTCAGTGCCCTAGACGAACCGATTGATAAAATTAAAGCGTTTACGGTGGGAGGGGCAGACTATATTACCAAGCCTTTTCAAATTGAAGAGGCGATCGCCAGAATTGAGCATCAACTAACCCTGAAACATCTAAAAGAAAAACTTAACCAAGAAAAAACTCAGTTAGAAGAGGAAATTAAACAGCGAGAACAAAGTGAACGGTTATTTAGAAATATATTTGAAAATGCTGCCGTAGGGATGTGCTTAGTGGAACTTTCCGGTAATTTATTAAAAGTAAATGCGTCCCTAGGAGAAATGTTGGGGTATTCTGCCGCTGAATTTTTGCAATTAAACGCCAAAGACATTACTCACCCGGATGATTTAAATTTAGATGCATCGGATCTACAAAAGCTCCAACTGGGTACGATTTCTAATTATGATATAGAAAAACGCTTGATTCATAAAAATAAATCAATTATTTGGGCGTGGTTGAGTGTATCTTTGATGCGGAATGCGGAGGATCAACCTCTTTACTTAATCTGGCAAATTCAAAATCTTACTCAACGCAAGGAAATGGAGGATGATCTAAAAAAAGCCAAAATTGCAGCGGATGATGCGAACCGGGCGAAAAGTGAATTTTTGGCCAATATGAGTCACGAAATTCGCACCCCACTAAATGCCATTTTAGGATTTAGTGAACTTCTCCAGAGCCTAGTCAACGAGGAAAAGTTTGGGTCTTATTTACGGGGAATTATTTCTAGTGGCAAAAATTTACAACGCTTAATCGAAGATATTCTCGATTTGTCCAAGATTGAAGCAGGAAAACTAGAATTAAACTATGAAAATGTGAATCTGGTCAATTTGATGAATGAGATCAGAAATATGTTTAGTAAGTCGGCGGAAGAAAAAGGATTATCTTTGATTTTTGAACTTGATGAGTCGGGGCCGTCAGTAATTGTCTTTGATGAATTTAGACTGCAACAAATTTTGGTGAATTTGATTGGCAATGCGATTAAATTTACCGAGGCGGGAACGGTGAAAGTGCAAATGTTGAATTCACCGAGCCAATCAGCCCAATTTGCGTCAGAGTATGCTCACGTTTTTGATTTGACCGTGATTGTTGAAGACACTGGGATTGGCATTAATCCCAGTCAACAAACTGAGATTTTTAAAGCATTTCGCCAAAGTGCTGGACAAAATGTCCGTGAATACGGAGGCACTGGTTTGGGGTTAACGATTACCCAACGCTTAACGGAATTACTAGGTGGGACGATTAAAATTAGTAGTCAATTGGGCAAAGGGTCTCAGTTTAGCTTACATTTTCCCCAAGTAGTTGGGGTAGAATTATTTAATCAAGCGATCGCCCCTGGGGAGGAAACTTTGGATCTGAATTGTTTTCCCCCCCTGAATATTTTGGTGGTGGATGATGTTTTGTCTAATCGAATCTTGATCCAGGGATATTTTGATAATACGATTCATCATGTTTGGTTGGCCGAAGATGGGACTCAAGCCTTAGAAATGGTAGAAGCTTCTTGTCCAGATTTAATTTTTTTAGATTTACGAATGCCCAATTTGGATGGAGAAGAAGTGGCGAAAATGCTGAAATCTAATCCAGACACCCAAGGAATTCCGATTATTTTTCTGAGTGCGGCTATCTTTGAAATTCAAAAAAAGCATATGAGTAGCCTCTGTAACGGCTTTCTTTCTAAACCTGTGAGTCGGCATGAATTAATTATGACTATGAACAAAATATTTCCCACCACCATGAAATTCCCTGGGAATACACCAGAGTCATGGGTTATAGATGCCCCAGAAAAATTCTTAAGTTCAACGGCGATTACCCTCTCCAAAAGCAATGGGACAAAGTTATTATTTCCCCTTGACCAAGATAGTGAATTTTCTGGATCAGAAACTTCAGAACGGTTCAGAGAATTGGCCAATATTCTCAAGGAATTAGAAGCAGAAGTTTGGCATAATTTACACAAAAAGATGATTTGGCAAGAAATTTATCATTTTATCGATCGATTACAATCCTTGGCCTTAGAATATCAATCCAAAACTTTATTAGTCTATACGGAAAAATTAGCGGCTTTGTATAACGAATTTGAAATTGAGCGATTAGAAGCAAGCATTTATCTCTTCCCAGAAGTTATTCAGGCGATCGCCCCACAGGATTCATCTCAACCAAATTCACCATAA
- a CDS encoding PCP reductase family protein has protein sequence MVTRDFSDELEWTTEAKTKLKNIPYFVRSQARQRIEQMAREEELQVVTPDLVEKARLEFGQ, from the coding sequence ATGGTGACTCGTGATTTTTCTGATGAACTGGAATGGACGACAGAGGCGAAAACCAAGTTAAAAAATATTCCTTATTTTGTGCGATCGCAAGCTCGTCAACGCATTGAACAAATGGCTAGAGAGGAAGAGTTACAGGTGGTTACACCAGACCTAGTAGAAAAAGCCCGTTTAGAATTTGGTCAATAA